GTGGGGCTGGGACTGGCGGCCCATCGTGCTGCTCTACTGGCTCGAGAACGTGACGATCGGCGGGGTGACGTTCATCCGGCTGCGCCGTCGCGCGAAGGCCGGGACGGATGGCGGCGGCTTCCCGGCGTCGTTCTTCCTCATGCACTACGGCATCTTCACGGCCGTGCACGGGGTGTTCGTGATCGTGCTCATCGCGATCTCGCCCGTCATCACGGGCGTCAAGGCCGCGCCCTTCAACCCGCTGTGGGTCGTGCTCGCGTGGATCGTCGCGACGCTCGTGCAGTGGTACTCAGCGCTGCGCTCCGACCCGGTGCCGCGCGCGAGCGTGGGGCGGGCCTACGCGCGCGTGCTCGTGCTGCACGCGATCGTGCTGGGCGCGGTGTGGCTCATCACGGCGCTCGGCCTGCCGTCGATCGTCGCGATCGCGCTCGTCGTGCTGCACGCGATCGTCGACGTCGTGGCGATCGTGCTCGGCGCGCTCGTCGGCGGCGGGCGCTACCGGTTCGTGCCCACGGGCACGAGCTCGTGGGCGCTGCAGCGCGTGCCGGACCGCGAGCGGGACCCGGCATCCGAGCCCTGACTCAGGCCGGGATCACTCGGGCTCGTCGGCGGGCGGGATGGGGCTGTCGCCCTCCGCCTCGACGATGTCCATGAGCGTCTCGCGGTCGGAGGTGCCCTGACCCGTGAGGCTGTTCTCGATGTCGTCGGACTGGCCGCTGTTGACCACGTCGTAGGTCTCGGCCGATCCGCCGGACTGGTTGCCGCTCGCGTTCGTTCCCATGTCGACGAGTCTGCGCCCCCTCGGGGCGTGCGTCGAGGGGTTGACCTCGTGGCACCATGAATGCATGAGCGCCCCCCGCCCGTCGACGAAGGAGTCGATCCGTGCGGCCGCCGAGAGGCTCTTCCCCGTGCACGGCTACGTCGGCACCTCGGTGCGCGACATCGCCTCGGAGGCGGGCGTCGATCC
The Protaetiibacter sp. SSC-01 genome window above contains:
- a CDS encoding DUF6498-containing protein is translated as MSVRAPGAAASASVRSPLLWIDVALYVVLPLVGLLWWGWDWRPIVLLYWLENVTIGGVTFIRLRRRAKAGTDGGGFPASFFLMHYGIFTAVHGVFVIVLIAISPVITGVKAAPFNPLWVVLAWIVATLVQWYSALRSDPVPRASVGRAYARVLVLHAIVLGAVWLITALGLPSIVAIALVVLHAIVDVVAIVLGALVGGGRYRFVPTGTSSWALQRVPDRERDPASEP